The Ipomoea triloba cultivar NCNSP0323 chromosome 4, ASM357664v1 DNA segment AACACTAGATATAACATCCCGGAAGATTGGAAAACGAACAGGACGTTCCGTAACAACCCTTCCCACCGCCGCAAATCGCATATCCACAGAAGaaacatcaacatcatcaaGGCCCACAACNATATCCACAGAAGaaacatcaacatcatcaaGGCCCACAACCAAACCATCGTTTTCTTCCTCAATAGCAAGCGCCGCACACGCATCCTCAAGAGTAGTACCCATCGGAGAAGCGTTCGCCATAaggaaaagagaaagaaaaaacacaGAAGCTCAGAAGTCAGGAAAAAACCTAGAGAGAAACTCGCATAAAGCCGAGAGagaaatttttgaaagttcGTGTATTTCTCATCTTAGTAAAATGCTAATTAAGATTAactttagagttaataccacaaatggtcctctgactattgggtagtactccttttagtccttgactttcaagTCGGcaacaaatggtcctctgactttcatttttgaccacaaatagtcctccattaaaatttctgttaaataagtgttaaatctaggggtattatcgtcaaattgatatatataattgtcgttaaaaaataaaaatgtttagaaattttcaccaacaagcataattgaaacaattaacaaatataaatactcataaataaaaagacaatacaccttattctcgtaattatgcctacaaaatgaagatttaatattagagctatctgttttaatttaaccaacagattaaaatgcaagaaatttttttttcaaaaaccttgcttccatcattttcatagttgttcatacatggccggTTAATAGTTTTTACTTTTCATtagttgttcatacatggccggTTAATAGTTTTTacttttcattaatcgatcatACATGGCCGGTTAATAGTTTTTacttttcattaatcgatcaaacattttgtttgggacgtttttacttttcattaatcgatcaaacattttgtttgggacataactgaaggccgtcatcgttgaattaatataattaatcaagtacaaattggtatcattaatcatgaatttttatttaatttgttcatttatgtaatttgtcatgtccattttgtttttatatttattaacttaatgtttattaatgtttgaaattaattatgtcatataattctcaaaaagaagtattaatcataataatattaatcaatttgacgatattacccctagatttaacacctatttaacagaaattttaacagaggactatttgtggtcaaaaataaaagtcagagaaCCATTTATGgttgaattgaaagtcgaggactaaaaagagtactagcccaatagtcagaggaccatttgtggtattaactcttaactTTAAAATGAACAAAATGTTAAGTTGTGTGTATTGGacattatgaattattattattattctgtaCAGAAGAAAACTAGGGAGACAATCCCATAAACATTTCTACACTGCCTTGGGGCTGCTGCTGCTTCTTTTTCCTCCGCAATGCCACGCGGCTTTCAATTTTCTATTCTTCCTTCTCGCCTCTATATATGGTCGAAGCAAAGGTGTTTGGGGCTCCTTCaaacaatacaatacaattcTTGTTCTATTCCTTACTTATTTCATTcgttatggaatagcattcctattccctcaaaattcattccgtgaaccaaacgtgatGTTAAAGTGTAATCTAAAATCTCTTGAATCAAATACCCCTAAAAATTCCATTGAAAGAATAATAGCTTTAAATAAAATTCGAAAGTttagtttttcaacttctcaAGTACctcattaaatatttatattgtcCAAAACTTTCTCTAGATTTCTCTCATTCTCTCACTATAAGTACATAAAGTTAGTACATTTATTTCAACTAGCACaaccaaataatatttttacttttacgTCTTAGTATgttaaaaatcttttaaataacAGTAGCTGGAATAGTTCAGTTGGTTggagcgtgtggctgttaaccatAAGGTCAGAGATTCGAGCGTCGaacatttaattttgatttgattaCTACAGTGCAAGTGGTACATccagttttttttaatgagttttcGCCCATCTTCACGTTATATTGCGTATGAGAATGCACATCAAAAACTATAATGGGCTTTGACCCATGTTTTATTCATGTTCTTTCTTtcgaaaaattataatttatactctcataaatttatcaattatcaatgtcacatATAAATTATTAGTAGTATAAATATTGTCCTTCGATTTTCAAAATGTGACATATATTGCCCCCCCTCCCCCGCCCCCTTaataagaagaaagagaaacGTTGTTGTCGGCGAAAGAAgaacaaacgaagaaagaaaaatggatgAAAAAAAATGTGGTCTTTGAAGAGAGAAAACGGCGCATAACCACATTTACATGTCAATGAAAAGAGAACAAACGAAGaaacaaaaatggaaaaaagaaagtGATTTTCGAACAGGAAAAACGACGGGTAaccacatttacaccactaataatttaggagAAGGGAAATATATGttacgttttgaaaattgaagaacaatttacaccactaataataatttaggggtgacattgataattgacatattttttaggggcataaattacaattttttcctttttttaacgCATTATAGCATATCATTACAATAGCATGAAGTTCATTAATCAACAGCGAAGTCATATCCAATTTTTATGGTTCAATGTTTTTGCAGAATTTAGGATAagcaaattttttttactatttttttttatcatatgttcttgtattattattattgtaaaacttTGAATTGCTAACTTGCTTTTGatatcttttgtttttgttttgttttgttttttttttttctttaacctACGTAGTAATTGATGAATCTAAGAAATATGCACAAACCTAAGAGAAACTTATTTGGCAAATGTGATTTATGTGTTGACTTAAACAAAACCTTATTTGCAAAATGGGATTCATATGTTCTCtaaatatgtttttaaatttgaaaaaaaaaatataaaatagcatACGAAAGACGTATTTTGGCATCCATATTTGGTGCACTATAAACACATATGCCATATGCATTTCACTTTATTTTTACTCGGTTCGGAATGGATATGATATAGAACTCTCATTGATGAATTTAGCCAATCCCTAACGAATTTGTCAATGGGAATAAAATTTGGAAGCTAAAGGTTCCACCTAAGTGGCACAATTTCCTTTAGAGAGCGGCTATAAATATCCTCCTACTACATCTCTCATTTATTTGAGAAggatgaaattaaaattgagaatgCATGTCCAATTTGTAGCATCAAAGAAGATACTACCATGCATGTTTTATGCAAATGTGAGCTAGTCAAACAAGTTTGGCGTAAATTGAATGGGTAGATAAACTTTTGAGGGATAATTAAGAGGATTTGGAAGAGTTGGTAGTGGCTATGCTTCATGAGATTTGGGTTGCAAGAATATGGTGATTTTTGAAGATAGCATGAGGTCTACCGCAACAATATGTaggttaaacaaaaaaaaaaaaaaacaatgcaaaattGCGTGAGGTGGCGGTGCATAGAAGTATTGCGTGAGGTGGCGGTGCATAGAACCGAACCGGAACCAAACCGCGGTCATGGCTACTCCGATAGTGTGCGTGATACCCcaaaaatataattctaacaaaacTTTCTTCAAGCAAAATCTTTAAAACAAAAGCccttttatttaataatttccTTCCACGAATTTTATTactatgaaattttattttaaaataccttatattttaaaaatgagtggtttaacataaataatttatgtacatatgtatgaTTTTAAATACCTTACCTAAATAGCATAAATATTAATCCCAAATTCTTACCCTAAATTCTATATGAGAGAAACCTGTAATTCTGTAAACCTTATACAAATGTTTTCAAGTccaaacttagggtgtgtttggaaagtaggaaaatgacttttggaaaatgttttctggaaaatggttTCATTTCAAGTGTTTGgatgcattctggaaaactgtctttgtgtgtttggttcattttccggaaaatgggtagaaatgtataattatatatttttattattttatttaaaatattaaaatatttataataatatttataatttataataataataataataattaaaatttaaaaaataaccccCGCCCCCCGTTTCCGGTGGAAATCATACCATGGTTTCCGCCTGAAACGGTGATGTGTGCGTGTGTTGTCTacggcggaaaatgacttccgcccaaatttggcggaagtcattttccgccaaatgGGACttattttccccagtcaacggaaatcattttctgttgactgggttttccagtGCTTGCTAAACACCctaagcccggaaaatgatttccggaaatcattttccggacttccaaacacacccttaaactCAAAACAAACCTAACCTATTTTTATACCCGCCGTCAAATCTTAATTTTGTCTAACGTTGACTTAACACTTGATCTAAAATTGTAACCTAAGGTTTTAAAccaaaatttccattttaccCTCACTAGTCTTtcgggatggcaacggggcggggcggggagtatactccccgtccccgtccccgtccccgcgaccccgtccccatccccgtccccgtccccgtccccgtccccgacggggaattgaaaatattccacatccccgtccccgcggagaattaggcggggacggggattccCCATTCCCTGTCAACTCCTagtcaaaatgttaaataaatgtaaattttaataataatttttaaaaaaatataaatcctagttccaaattttaaaatactatatatatacatacatacatacacatatatatatatatagccaaaggccttgtggtcaagcggcatagctgtggccctcccaagtgagaggtcacaggttcgatcccCAGTGGGAGCGTtggctcgttgtgcttcagtaggttgagaaagtatgcatgaacatatactacattgtaatagagtcaatagtatatatatatataattattcggggacggggagggGTATCCACGTCCCCGTCGGGtacggggcacattgccatccctactaGTCTTTCAATTCCCAAGTAGCTCAGCCCTAGGGTTTCGTGCTCATATAAATAGAACACCATTCATTTGCCTCTTCAAATCCCTCCATTTCTCCCTTGTTTTCCAAATGCGGAGCTTGAGCATATCAATAGTAAGCTCCAATTTCTTCCACTATTTTTCTTTCGCTTTCTTCTCTTCATCCTTTCCCGTGCTtaattatgtgtgtgtatgtctATGCTTGTGTGTGATGTTGTCTTGTTTCCTTTGGTTGGGATGTTAGGAAGTGGAGAAGGTAATCTTGAGGTATGGAGgagcactacaagaaaaatgcacatatacaacactaaaaagacaacagtttttgacaaaagtgttgtctttagtgtaaaagacaacagttttggacaaaaccgttgtctttgacgcaacacttttatcaaagagAACAATTTTTaccgaaccgttgtcttttgtgtgttgtctttgtgcattttgtcaaaagacaacaccgcaaagacaacggttttttaaaaccgttgtctatgtgcattttttttaaataaaagacaacgattttatgtaaccgttgtcgttggtgtgttgtctttaagtacacttgaatacacaacactacaaagacaacgtacggttttttaaaaccgttgtctttgcaagtttttttttttaaagacaacagttttatttaaccgttgttatttgtgtgttgtctttaagcacacttgaatagacaacacttcaaagacaacagtttattaaaaccgttgtcaTTGTGCACccatttttttgttatttagacaacagttttatttaatcgttgttgttggtgtgttgtctttaagtgcacttgaatacacaacactacaaagacaacggttttttaaaactgttgtctttgcgcgtttatttttttaaagacaacgttttatttagccgttgtcgttggtgtgttgttattaagcatttaatacacaacacttcaaaacaacagttttttaaaaccgttgtctatgtgcattttttttttttagaaaatggttttatgtaaccgttgtcgttgatgtgttgtctttaagtgcacttgaatatatacacaacactacaaagacaacgattttttaaaaccgttgtctttgcattatttaaaaaaaaaaaaaaagacaacggttttatttaaccgctgtcgtttgtgtgttgtctttaagcacacttaaataaacaacacttcaaagacaatggtttattaaaatcgttgtctttttgCACCCAtcttttatttagacaacgattttatttaaccattgtcgttggtgtgttgtctttaagtgcacttgaatataCAACActacaaaaacaataattttttaaaaccgttgttttTATgcgcttattattattattattattattttataaaagacaatggttttatttaacggttgtcgtttgtgtgttgtctttaagcacacttgaatagacaacattttaaagacaacgatttattaaaagtgttgtctttgtgcatccGTTTTTTATTTAGAGTTGTCGTTGGTGTGGTAGGGGTGAATTAGtacatatattgattttatttatgcacacaaatatatttaaattagtaCAAAAAATTGGGGTGGTAGGGGTGAAGCCCCTATTATTCCCTAGGTTGGCCCCTGAATTATATATACGGAGTACCTTTTAAATACTCACAAATGTAATACCTTTTTAGATAACAAAcggaattaaattaaagtagaGAAAGTTAAAGGACAATTAATATGACTTGCAGATCAGAGTAATTTCATTTATTGATGGCTGCTTTAtgcaaatattaaaagaaatacggagtagcatttagaaaaaaaaataagaaaaaagaaatagcaTTTCTCCTTCTAACTCTCAAATGTAAAAGATTAGATAGTGAACATATTTTGCAGCCACTTCTCATTCACATGCACTGGGAGACCATATTCCAAAATATGAGCACTAATCTTGGTGTAAGAAAAGGAGAACAAACAAGAGTCAAATGTAGAATGACATTAATATTAAGTGAAACAATGAAAAGTGGTctttggagagggatttgaaagGCATACAATTGACCAAAAGGTTGGTTCAAGTGGAAGGAGTTTGAGCAATTTCAATATGATGTGAGAGTTCAAACTCCTCATGTGCATGCAAGAAAGCCCTTTGGGAGAATGCCTCCGAATGGGGACTTGATCAAGACTTGACTAGATTAGTTTAatcttgcaaaaataaaaaataaaaaaacagcaTCAAGAAACTCTCCCACTTGCAAAGCATAAGCAATGAATTTAAATTCAAACAAACAAGGGTCAAATGTAGTATGCCATTAATATTAAGTGAAACACGGAAAAGTGATctttggagagggatttgaagggCATACAATTGATCAAAATGTTGGTTCAAGTTGAAGGAGTTTGAGACATTTCAATATGATGTGAGAGTTCAAATCCCCTATTGTGTATGCAAGAAAGCCCGAGATCTGCCTCCGAATGGGGTCTAATCAAGACTTGACTAGAATAGTTTCATCTTGCAAGAATAAAAAACAGCACAAAGAAATTCTCCCACCTTAATTTTGCAAGGCATAAACAatgaatttaaattcaaaaatttgaaaacaaataatGGATTAAAATTACTTGATTCTCCACACTTCAGACTATTGACAACTCAATATGAACTATCTGGATATATAACAGAACTGCGTACTAACAATACCAATTGGTATTAATCACTTTTATCACACTATCACCGTTCTTAGTGATTTCTTCCCACTCTTTCTGCTGTAAGAGACATCTTTTGCAACTTCTACCATTTTTGTCTCTCTAATTATAATGAAAGGAAACAAATTGAAACAAAGATTCATAGCAAACCTCCggcaaaaagaaacaaaaaaacgCTAGGGCTATACTTGTTACGGATTTCATGGATGTGTGGAAAAAGTAAAAAGTGGAAGGATAAAATAAGAATGTGAACTTCTAAGTGTGTTGGACGGCTGCTTAGAAGGCCAAGTTCAGCATTTATCATCGAAACATAACGCTGGCTGTTACGCAACTGAGTAAGGAAAGGTAGTTGCGCcttcactactagctatagcttttggcgtaatggtaagcgcttgatccccAAAAAAAGTGTACAAAAAATAAGCACAAAGTATAAGCTACCGATGTAACCTATTATaccaacacattttttttttaaatttttattagtgTCTAACGACATTGGctcttatataatttgtatcattATATTTCATGCAGGTCAATTTTATTACACTTGATGTTCATTTTGAAACCATacttttttctaaatttatataCATGCTTTATGGATGTAGACATTCCTTTTGAAGAAACTTCATGTTCATTCCAACTCAATTACATCATTATAGATCAGATTACCTAAATGGCTAAATGAGTAAATGTTCAACATGAAGGTCAATTTAATTGAGCATGCTCCTAGTGAGGGAATTAAGTCACTTGTACAGATTGTCAATTTGCTCTTTGTATAGATCTGTTACTTTGTTTCTCCTAACTTTCATTGTTGGAGTCAACAAACCGTTATCAATCTGCAAAAGCCAGAAAGCAAAATGTCCAAGCTATATTATTGTCCTTTCTTTGAATTGGGAAATGAATGGCTCAGCTAGTTAGCAAAATGATTACCGTAAAAGGCTCATCAATGACAAGGAGAGGTCCAATTTGAAACGCAGAACCTGTTGTCCTGCATCACGGAAAGTTGGAGGATAAAATCAGGAGGGGATCAGAAAAGAGAATTTTCCCGAAAATAATTTGGTAAAGAAAAGAAGCTACAATAGCTTTACCATTTTCTAAGTTCTTCATGTAATAGGTTGGCAGTTTTCTCCTTGCTAACTTCTGTGGCATCAAAATCAACCACAGACAACTTTTTTGCAGCTAAAAGAACCTCTTCTTTGTGGGGTACAACAATAGCTCCAAGACGTCGTTTATCCTACATGATGAAGATGTCATGTTATACGATATGCAATAGAAAAGGTATATATGTATTCACACAAACATGTCAAAACTAGTAGAAATAACAAAATAAGTCCAAAAAAAGCTATTACACACCTGACCAAAGACAACAATCTGTTTAATCAAATTGCTACCCATTGCAGCTTCTTCAATCTCAGATGGTTCAACATTTTCACCTATCCTTTTCACGCATATATCAATTGCTACATAAACTTCATAGAAATGTTTTACACCTAGAATGCTGATAGCTAAGGCCTTATCAAGTAAAAGAAGTTAATAGAtaatgaccctgtttggtaacataggtAGCTTACCAGTCAATTTTGAcctatttgaccactattagctgtttgacttggttaaacaatcaatgagtgtttttttttttaatgagtgttttattaattagttttttgtaatagcttattactccaaaatgttaaaattcaaactcGATCAcctttttgagaaagttattttgcatgtaatgatttattagctaacagttaatttaccaaacacttttctacaatcaactaatgttatcaactagtcaaactcactaacccaatcagctaacaactatttaccaaactcCCCCAATATATACctggaaaaaaaaagaggattaAGAAGATTAAACTCTCCCTTTATAAAGTGCAATTGTGTGGAGTTTGGTGGACTGTAAATGAAAAATGGTAGGTTTTTATCTAAGATAACAACTCAAGCATCACTGTACACTGAGTAAGAGTTTAACAATCACCTGATGAAAGCACTATAGTATCCTTGGCACGACCTTCAAGAATAACAGTGCCCGAAGAATTGCGAGATCGCCCTACAGAATGATGAGGAACAATCCACCCAATATCACCCGTATTTAGCCATCCATTCTCATCAATAACTTGCTTTGTAGCCTTTGGATTCtgaacaaaaaaagaaatgtTCATACTCAAATGAACAAACAGCAAGATTCGCATTCCGAGATAGAAGTGGATGTTCTATAATTATAAGCAACTAAAAAGCACTGCTTGCAGAAAAATGGAACTGACAAAACAAACTTTGAGTACTAACCTTGTAGTAGCCCTTCATCACCTGTGGTCCCTTGGCTTTGATAATACCTTTTGAACCAGGGGGAAGGACCTCATCAGTTTCAGCATCTACAACTTTTATTTCTGTGTAGCGAATGGGATGCCCAGGTGAGCCAAGGACCTGCAAACATTAAATCTGTAACTGTCATGATTATAGGCGAAGTAAAccacagtaaaaaaaaaaaaaaaaaaaaaaaaatagctgaATACATGAATTTATGATATGTAAGAATGAGCAGCAAGAACAGATATGCATGTAATGGTATTTGTACAAGCCCCCTGTCATTTGCACTGCTAATCAGTGCAAATCAACAAACAACTTCAGCTCTGAAAGTTTCAATGCGTAGTGGATAAAGCACTTACAACACAGTTTGAATGCCGACAAGCAACACAAGGAGATGACTCTGTTAAACCATATCCATCTAGTACTGTTATGTCAATTGCCTGTAAGATATCACATTTTTAATCAGAGCTAGCATCAATCCATGCCCTTGGCAATAGCCACAAATTAAAGATAAAGAACCAAACCTCAAAGAACTTGTCAACGTGTGGAGAAAGACTACCACCTCCACTTATTCCAGCCTGCAAAAAACAAAAGTTATTAACAAGTTAACATCTATACGTAATTATCTTGTACAATACAATGCAACTCATTGTTTGTAGGAGAGTCTATTGATCAAGTGATCCAGATAAACAGTTAGGTTGTACAAGTTCTTGCATAGTGGGTCTCAACATTTCGATATAATTTTCAATCAGAGAACACTCAAAGGTAAAATTTTATGAGTTCCCACAATCCCCTGGGGCTATACTAGATGCACAGGAATTTTTGTACACAATTTTTCAGATGCTTAAATGGCCTCATTTGATTAACTTTTGGCTGAGTTCACTATTTCACAAGTAACCAATGAATATCAAGATCTGTGAAACCACGTTAGTATGTCTAAACTTGTGTATAAAATTCTGTGTGCAAATAGcattttccaataaaattatATGGGCAGGCTCTAACCAAATGTTGAGAAACTCACCCAAATTTCTTTGAAGTAAAGAAAGGAAGTAACATTAACTTCAATTTCCGCACACTGAATAGCAATACCATGGCTTAATTATGTATGCTTATACCATACCTTAGAAATACCAATGTTTGAGTGAATTTTACTGTAGACTAATTTACTTGCCAACAAATGCAATGGACACAATAGAGCAGCAATTGCTCTGGCCCATAACCAGTCCAAAACTGAAACAAGGTAAGAAGGCTGTTTCTGATCTTTTGTTAAGCATTTCCCCTGAAACACAGACACAATAAAAATAGAGGACAATTCAAGAAATTAGTTAAGGTGTTGTTATTGATTTAAGAGTTAATGCCATATGGgatcctccgagtatagtggttttgccacgtttagtcctaaactttcaaattgaccacccgtggtcctttgactttcaaattgttaccatccgcGGTCCATGTTAACtacccatggtccttcaactttcaaaatttaaccagccGTAGTCCTCCTAGAAGGACCATGTATAACTTTTGATTTAACTATggactaaacgtggcaaaaccactatactcgaaGCACCCCAGATGGTACTAACTCTTGATTTAACTATGGAGTATCTGAAATTTTGACTGTAGCTAAAGATAACCCTAAATACTAACCAAAGCTCTTTGtattgattaaaatatataaactcaAACACATTAAAAATTGAAGAACTAAAAGGTTGATGCTAAACCTCATATATCCTTTTAGCGTCCTTGTATGCCAAACTGATCTTCAGAAATAGTAAGGCAATGAGCTTACGAGCAGTGCTGCTTGTCTTTATCTGCTTCAGAATTGCActacaaaattgaaaaattaaaaagactgAACATGATATAACCAAAGAAGAAATGCATTCAGAATATGTGCAAAGTACATGTAGCACATCTTCATATTTGTTATTCCAGGCAAAACACAGAATTTTAGATCACACAATATAACAGACAGAATGTTGAATTGAAgggagttctttttttttttttttaagattgaaGGGAGTTCTTATTCATGCATTTTGTTTCATGTTGTAGAAGTTTATAGAAATTTAACAGCAATCCAACTTTTAACACAACTAATTTTTCTTCATCATAATCACTGCAGAATTCCTCCTTGTTAAAGTTATAGAACACTCATATGAAAAGaagtaaataaaacaaaaagttaGTTCCATAAAATTTACCTGCATAATGTCTCATATACCAAAGGAACTGATATTAGATACTGTGGCTGA contains these protein-coding regions:
- the LOC116017452 gene encoding probable acyl-activating enzyme 16, chloroplastic, which codes for MAALNTKSVMFLVPKSGDGNHAVHDLMSCRGFIKMKWQQLYSRGSKSRKFRVFCEPTGMQIRKCSPILESILLSGNGLLSSSEWKTVPDIWKTTAEEFGNCIALMDPYHNPPTNLSFKELEKEIVSFAEGLRVIGLKPDEKIALFADNSCRWLVADQGIMTTGAINVVRGSRSSVEELLQIYNHSESVALAVDNPEMYSRIAETFHSHADVRFVILLWGEKASITSEVRDGLPIYSFTEILDLGNESHMALLHSQEARNQYIYEPINSDDVATLVYTSGTTGNPKGVMLTHKNLLHQIVNLWDPVRVVPGDTFLSMLPPWHAYERAAEYFMLSFGCKQVYSTVKNLKEDLKRFQPQYLISVPLVYETLCSAILKQIKTSSTARKLIALLFLKISLAYKDAKRIYEGKCLTKDQKQPSYLVSVLDWLWARAIAALLCPLHLLASKLVYSKIHSNIGISKAGISGGGSLSPHVDKFFEAIDITVLDGYGLTESSPCVACRHSNCVVLGSPGHPIRYTEIKVVDAETDEVLPPGSKGIIKAKGPQVMKGYYKNPKATKQVIDENGWLNTGDIGWIVPHHSVGRSRNSSGTVILEGRAKDTIVLSSGENVEPSEIEEAAMGSNLIKQIVVFGQDKRRLGAIVVPHKEEVLLAAKKLSVVDFDATEVSKEKTANLLHEELRKWTTGSAFQIGPLLVIDEPFTIDNGLLTPTMKVRRNKVTDLYKEQIDNLYK